The genomic segment CAAGGCAATATCCATGCATCGCCGCCTCCGTTCAAACTCGACAAACATATCGAGCACTCTTTGTCTTCCGTAGCGTTGGTGCCTTTGCCATTTCTTTTCTTCGAGAAGACACCGGTGAGCATAGACCATATCATGTCCATTTTATTACAagcattgattcatgcattaaCATTTGATACAGATTCCATTAGCATCGGATtagataaaaatgaattaaGATGTGGTGTTGTATAGCTAGTAATGGGTCACTTTTGCTATTTTGCTTGGTTTCAACGTGAAAGAGTGGTTGAAGAAATTAGAACTGAAGATTATTGTGATTAAATAAAATTGGTTGCACCAATAAAAGATTGATGATACCTTACTCCaactttaattaaaatttgattttacttGCATATATTACCCCCATTGTAATTCAAAAAGAAATGTTGAAACTTGATTTTTTATcacaaaaatattcaaaaaatttgttatatatttttgaatatttttatgataaaaaatcAAGTTTCGACGAAATGAAAATATCTTTTCAAGGGAAATGAGACAATATTTTTTCAGACAATATTAAATTAGGTTGGGTAATTTGCCTGTTACAATAGTTTGTTCAATTATTTAGGCAGTGTTTTCAACTTCAAAAAAactaattatgatttttttgtcTTCAaatatttgtgaagaaaaaatcGATAATCATTTTTTAGAGGTTGCAAAACACTCCCTTATTACAATCGCTCAATATGAATGAAAGTAAAAATTAGCACTTAATTATGGTGAAATACCTTTTTCTATTTCTATTGTTGATTCTATCTTTTTAAAAAACAGTTCCTATGAAATTTAAAGTTTTTTTCGCAAATATCAACTCatcattaaaaaataatgtaAGAGAAACTAAAATGGTTTTGCTCACAAATAATTATTATCTTGTTAAGAGAAACAGAGAAGTATCCAATTTTGGGGAAAAAATTGTGCCATGTTTCAGTGCCCTTTTCCTTCAGTTGTTAGAGTATAtatcttgtgagatgatctcacgaatctttatctgtgagacggatcaatcctaccgatattcacaataaaaagtaatattcttaacataaaaagtaatatttttcattgatgatccaaataagagatctgtctcaagAGATACGACCCATAAGACTgtctcacacgagtttttgtCTAGTTGTCAAGGTTGAATTAATGTTAAGAGACCGAAAacattataaattcataaattgatTTAACTATTGACACACACAGTTATACACACTATATACGAGGCGTATGTGTTGCATGATTGTAAAGTTTTGTATTTGTAAGAATTATTTGGAGCTTAATcatatttttgattaatttgatttatattaaaataaagataataTCATAACATTGTAATTTGACGAGGGGCCAACAACGATTTGGTGGGAGGCATTGAATAGTAACAACATTTGGTGAAacctattttaattttaaaattgtcctCATACTTTTAACtcttaatacatatttaattttgtagaatatattcacattttaatattttataatggTAAAACAAAATCATCTTAATTACATGgcaatatacatacatatatatatatatatatataattataatatatatgttaCACGGATTGTGTGCGAGCTGTTGCTTGTATATGTAATAGGTCGAAACAATAGGAAAACGAAAGATACCTCTccttgatgtatatatatagagagtTCAGCAAACATATATGCAAAATTGTATGTGACTTTATCGATCAACAGTATCAAACTCTTTTTCCTGCATTAAGATCATCAGCGATGATCGCTATAATATCACACAAAAGATTCAACTTCAAATCATCCCCAGCTACAGGGGATTTATAGGGGCTCTTGAACAAACTCTCACAATATTGACCCGCTTCAGCAGTTATTACGGCGTGCACGCGAAGATCACGATACCGCCCGCCATCCAAATCATCCGATACCATTGCCAAACTACGTATAACAGTGACATAGGCGTTTTCACACAGGCCCAGAAAGCCTTTTAGCTTAGGATCAGTTGCTGAAAGCAAGGAGTTATGAATCTTCATCTGTGTATGTGTCGCAAGAACTTGCGCGGTGCCGATGGCAATTCTTCCGAGCAATGGGTAATCGGCAAATCTTGTGCGTGAGTTTGAACCAAAATCGTATAAGCAAAACTTTTCATCTTTGCATCGACGACATACTTCTTGGAGGGGTAAACCATTGGTTGTGGCAAAGAGCAATCCGTTGGTAACAAGAATTAGATGAATGAAAAAGATTACTTTGGCAAGAGAAAATGCCATTTTCTTGATTTGTGATTTTGTGATTGAGATTGATTTACGCATACATATAATATAAATGAAGCGTTTTTGGAATGTTTAATTTCCCTATACTTAAAAAAGGATAAAACAGATACGTAATAAATTAAATTGGACATGAGATACATTAATAAGAGGAATGGAAGATTGAATCTTGGCCTACATTTCACCTCCCATCCAAGTTATTTGTTATACTAGATTGATATTTGGTGCTGTCTTCTTATTCAAATATCTTCGTAACCATAAaacttctaaaaaaataaaaaccaatTTCAGAGAGATATTTAGAATCTTTTTATCCCAgaaattatgataaaaatcTTCGGGTATAAAAAAGCTACTTTAGaaatacaattaaaatattgatattacacaGAGTTTGCATTCAAGAACCACAAAATTTATATTTGCTTCCACAGAGCATTGGCAGGtctaaaacattttaaaatcttaTGAAACGTACATATAAACTTCTTGAAACCTCCAAAAGCAACGTAAACACAACGATACAGCCATGAGAGGGGAACTTTCGATTACTACGTCAATCACACACATACAACATATCTAGACATTGGTACCGATCAGTTTCTGTTAGTTTCTATCAAAGGAAAAAATAACAGCATAAAGCTAGCAGGTTTTATTTCTCACTTAGAACAAAATATGTAAGAAATTCCGAGCCAACCTACAAGAATAGTTTGTGCAGCACAAATAAATGTCTAATTCCAGGGACTCGGAAGCCTGCCATCTCTGAAAACGGAAGTGCCACCTGATGCTGCAGGTGAAGGAGAGGAGGCTATGTAACTTGTTCCTGTGACAGAGACCGAAGAATGTACTTGCCCAGCAGGTGCAAATCGTGAAGGACTGGGACTACCAGCAACCCCCAGCGAATTTCTATGAGTTAGAGGTACCTGCTAGGAGAAAAACGAATTTATCTGCTCCATGCCTAAATCAAAACAACATAACATGTCCCTATATTGTTCATCGCAAAAGCGAAaactataatatatattttgtaatAGGGGGCTCAATTTTCAAAAAAGCACTATTACATGAGCATGTGCGGACGGATAAGGGGATAAAACAGTAGTCTCTAAAACCAATGAGACACTTACCACGTTAGGGGGAGGCTTCCGCTGTTGACAATCTGACGATGGTGAAGTGCTGCTCATGCGTGGCACATGGCGAGGATggatattatgatttaatacatCATCTGATTCTCCTCCATCCAAATCGCCACAAGGAATTCTATCTGAGACCATTTTAGGGGTGTTAACCCTTGACATTGACCCTGTATCAGTCGTGGTATCTACTTGTAGTGGAAGAGGAGGACGACCAGAGGTTCCTTGCATACTATTCTGTCTCTTTAACTGTTCTTCTGCAGTCAGAATCTGTCACCACATTCCACTGCATGAGTATGACTATTTCAAGTATAAAAAAAAACAGATGCAGTACGATTAGAAAAAGCCAAAGAGCACCCAGAATATATATCCTTCGCAACACCAAGAAAATTTGTGTTACCTGTTTCAGCACTTGTACTAAACTATGTTTTCTCTCATTCAAAATTTCCAATTTCTCCTCGATCTCCTTCCGTCTTTTCTCTTTATCATTTATAGCATCTTCCGGTTTGACTctctaaaaagaaagaaaagaatatGACAAATATTGACTGCAATATTGAGAAGTAAAAGACAGGTG from the Primulina tabacum isolate GXHZ01 chromosome 16, ASM2559414v2, whole genome shotgun sequence genome contains:
- the LOC142529602 gene encoding uncharacterized protein LOC142529602 isoform X1; this translates as MVAISLYKGNLHKVPDVPRRWPRPTTNISLKDFKILLRRRSRALARIRSSTHATPASIPTPASNLTPININSRPDPIPKDNDLDNNRDGGHGDDDNPSTGPELPRQEDLKDVIGAKDVEVNEDALMELVEKSDAIVEEEEKNEETGKNEDKTEVVNNTEDERVKPEDAINDKEKRRKEIEEKLEILNERKHSLVQVLKQILTAEEQLKRQNSMQGTSGRPPLPLQVDTTTDTGSMSRVNTPKMVSDRIPCGDLDGGESDDVLNHNIHPRHVPRMSSTSPSSDCQQRKPPPNVQVPLTHRNSLGVAGSPSPSRFAPAGQVHSSVSVTGTSYIASSPSPAASGGTSVFRDGRLPSPWN
- the LOC142528339 gene encoding pectinesterase inhibitor-like — its product is MAFSLAKVIFFIHLILVTNGLLFATTNGLPLQEVCRRCKDEKFCLYDFGSNSRTRFADYPLLGRIAIGTAQVLATHTQMKIHNSLLSATDPKLKGFLGLCENAYVTVIRSLAMVSDDLDGGRYRDLRVHAVITAEAGQYCESLFKSPYKSPVAGDDLKLNLLCDIIAIIADDLNAGKRV
- the LOC142529602 gene encoding uncharacterized protein LOC142529602 isoform X2, with the protein product MVAISLYKGNLHKVPDVPRRWPRPTTNISLKDFKILLRRRSRALARIRSSTHATPASIPTPASNLTPININSRPDPIPKDNDLDNNRDGGHGDDDNPSTGPELPRQEDLKDVIGAKDVEVNEDALMELVEKSDAIVEEEEKNEETGKNEDKTEVVNNTEDERVKPEDAINDKEKRRKEIEEKLEILNERKHSLVQVLKQILTAEEQLKRQNSMQGTSGRPPLPLQVDTTTDTGSMSRVNTPKMVSDRIPCGDLDGGESDDVLNHNIHPRHVPRMSSTSPSSDCQQRKPPPNVVPLTHRNSLGVAGSPSPSRFAPAGQVHSSVSVTGTSYIASSPSPAASGGTSVFRDGRLPSPWN